From Acanthopagrus latus isolate v.2019 chromosome 22, fAcaLat1.1, whole genome shotgun sequence, the proteins below share one genomic window:
- the sytl3 gene encoding synaptotagmin-like protein 3 isoform X1 yields the protein MIRDCCFNMDLSLLQALERERVLEVLRRDKQLRIIEEDRIRRMKCELQELRRRGAKSFARQYGERTCARCQRPLGKFWNLGAVCRGCSHRICSRCRVRVGAADWKCTVCHAYREVKIRSGEWFLEQRARKFPLTTDKYETVGEKLLKNYNVLSHISVVPPTPPPCMDPFLSRSGDMKSSKPFAKSVEDLMVYFTSHIRKISTSQNDLRGDLLRVESSRRGSRFTYSTQKSLSDTDINKSSTLVKGPSLPDLFKKSKDSDHEGSSTGAEEETSFGSEYSGGKRGSNSSISTDCGLFEGVSVAGELELALAYNTNASCLEITVGACRNLTYGDLKKKKCHPYVKLYVLPEKNKMKTSVKKNTTDPVYNEVLKYHVERQQLFGKRLQASVWHSGTLTRKAFLGEVLIPLDGWRFEDKASQCFNWYPLCPKAERPEGGAVEQDGGELLAGVKFSSYKQGELLQLSSLKEKHPRLSVRQII from the exons ATGATCAGAGACTGTTGTTTCAACATGGATTTGAGTTTGCTTCAAGCTCTGGAGAGAGAACGAGTACTGGAGGTTCTTCggagagacaaacagctgcGTATCATTGAAGAAGACAGAATAAG GAGGATGAAATGTGAGCTCCAGGAGCTGCGACGAAGAGGCGCCAAGAGCTTTGCCCGGCAGTACGGCGAGCGGACCTGCGCCCGCTGCCAGAGGCCGCTGGGAAAGTTCTGGAACTTGGGCGCCGTCTGCCGAGGCTGCAGCCACCGGATCTGCAGCAGGTGTCGCGTGCGCGTGGGAGCGGCGGACTGGAAGTGCACGGTCTGCCACGCCTACAG GGAGGTGAAGATCAGGTCTGGGGAGTGGTTCCTGGAGCAGAGGGCGCGCAAATTCCCACTCACCACAG ACAAATACGAGACAGTCGGGGAGAAGCTATTAAAGAACTACAACGTGCTGAG TCACATATCAGTCGTGCCGCCCACTCCTCCGCCCTGCATGGACCCGTTCCTGAGCAGATCAGGG GATATGAAAAGCTCGAAACCTTTCGCCAAATCCGTGGAAGATCTGATGGTTTACTTCACCAGTCACATTAGAA AGATTTCCACTTCTCAGAACGACCTGCGGGGAGATCTGCTGAGAGTCGAAAGCAGCCGGAGAGGATCTCGCTTCACCTACTCCACCCAGAAGAGCCTGTCTGACACCGACATCAACAAGTCTAGCACT CTTGTCAAAGGCCCCAGTCTCCCAGACCTGTTcaagaaaagcaaagacagCGACCATGAAGGCTCCTCCACCGGGGCAGAGGAAGAAACTTCCTTTGGTTCTGAGTACTCTGGAGGAAAGAGA ggcagcaacagcagcatcagcacaGACTGCGGCCTCTTCGAGGGCGTCAGCGTGGCCGGAGAGCTGGAGCTGGCTCTGGCCTACAACACCAACGCCTCCTGTCTGGAGATCACAGTCGGTGCCTGCAGGAATCTCACCTACGGTGAtctcaagaagaagaagtgtcaCCC ATACGTCAAACTCTACGTGCTGCcggaaaagaacaaaatgaagacGTCAGTCAAGAAAAACACGACTGATCCAGTCTATAACGAGGttttaaag TATCACGTAGAGCGCCAGCAGCTGTTTGGAAAGAGACTGCAGGCCTCCGTGTGGCATTCAGGAACGCTGACAAGGAAGGCGTTCCTCGGAGAGGTCCTCATCCCACTGGACGGCTGGAGGTTTGAGGACAAGGCCTCCCAGTGCTTCAACTGGTACCCACTTTGTCCAAAG GCTGAGCGTCCAGAGGGAGGCGCTGTGGAGCAGGACGGAGGGGAACTGCTGGCCGGGGTCAAGTTCAGCTCCTACAAGCAGGgtgagctcctgcagctcagctcccttaaagaaaaacacccaCGTCTGTCTGTTCGCCAAATCATTTAA
- the sytl3 gene encoding synaptotagmin-like protein 3 isoform X2 produces MIRDCCFNMDLSLLQALERERVLEVLRRDKQLRIIEEDRIRRMKCELQELRRRGAKSFARQYGERTCARCQRPLGKFWNLGAVCRGCSHRICSRCRVRVGAADWKCTVCHAYREVKIRSGEWFLEQRARKFPLTTDKYETVGEKLLKNYNVLSHISVVPPTPPPCMDPFLSRSGDMKSSKPFAKSVEDLMVYFTSHIRKISTSQNDLRGDLLRVESSRRGSRFTYSTQKSLSDTDINKSSTLVKGPSLPDLFKKSKDSDHEGSSTGAEEETSFGSEYSGGKRGSNSSISTDCGLFEGVSVAGELELALAYNTNASCLEITVGACRNLTYGDLKKKKCHPYVKLYVLPEKNKMKTSVKKNTTDPVYNEVLKYHVERQQLFGKRLQASVWHSGTLTRKAFLGEVLIPLDGWRFEDKASQCFNWYPLCPKAERPEGGAVEQDGGELLAGVKFSSYKQGV; encoded by the exons ATGATCAGAGACTGTTGTTTCAACATGGATTTGAGTTTGCTTCAAGCTCTGGAGAGAGAACGAGTACTGGAGGTTCTTCggagagacaaacagctgcGTATCATTGAAGAAGACAGAATAAG GAGGATGAAATGTGAGCTCCAGGAGCTGCGACGAAGAGGCGCCAAGAGCTTTGCCCGGCAGTACGGCGAGCGGACCTGCGCCCGCTGCCAGAGGCCGCTGGGAAAGTTCTGGAACTTGGGCGCCGTCTGCCGAGGCTGCAGCCACCGGATCTGCAGCAGGTGTCGCGTGCGCGTGGGAGCGGCGGACTGGAAGTGCACGGTCTGCCACGCCTACAG GGAGGTGAAGATCAGGTCTGGGGAGTGGTTCCTGGAGCAGAGGGCGCGCAAATTCCCACTCACCACAG ACAAATACGAGACAGTCGGGGAGAAGCTATTAAAGAACTACAACGTGCTGAG TCACATATCAGTCGTGCCGCCCACTCCTCCGCCCTGCATGGACCCGTTCCTGAGCAGATCAGGG GATATGAAAAGCTCGAAACCTTTCGCCAAATCCGTGGAAGATCTGATGGTTTACTTCACCAGTCACATTAGAA AGATTTCCACTTCTCAGAACGACCTGCGGGGAGATCTGCTGAGAGTCGAAAGCAGCCGGAGAGGATCTCGCTTCACCTACTCCACCCAGAAGAGCCTGTCTGACACCGACATCAACAAGTCTAGCACT CTTGTCAAAGGCCCCAGTCTCCCAGACCTGTTcaagaaaagcaaagacagCGACCATGAAGGCTCCTCCACCGGGGCAGAGGAAGAAACTTCCTTTGGTTCTGAGTACTCTGGAGGAAAGAGA ggcagcaacagcagcatcagcacaGACTGCGGCCTCTTCGAGGGCGTCAGCGTGGCCGGAGAGCTGGAGCTGGCTCTGGCCTACAACACCAACGCCTCCTGTCTGGAGATCACAGTCGGTGCCTGCAGGAATCTCACCTACGGTGAtctcaagaagaagaagtgtcaCCC ATACGTCAAACTCTACGTGCTGCcggaaaagaacaaaatgaagacGTCAGTCAAGAAAAACACGACTGATCCAGTCTATAACGAGGttttaaag TATCACGTAGAGCGCCAGCAGCTGTTTGGAAAGAGACTGCAGGCCTCCGTGTGGCATTCAGGAACGCTGACAAGGAAGGCGTTCCTCGGAGAGGTCCTCATCCCACTGGACGGCTGGAGGTTTGAGGACAAGGCCTCCCAGTGCTTCAACTGGTACCCACTTTGTCCAAAG GCTGAGCGTCCAGAGGGAGGCGCTGTGGAGCAGGACGGAGGGGAACTGCTGGCCGGGGTCAAGTTCAGCTCCTACAAGCAGG GTGTCTGA